The following are encoded in a window of Streptococcus pasteurianus genomic DNA:
- a CDS encoding uracil-DNA glycosylase family protein translates to MDTIEQLIADIMVDEQNATYTQQGIKPLFTVPKTARINIVGQAPGIRAQESGLYWNDPSGDNLRKWLGVDREIFYDSGLFAVVPMDYYFPGTGKSGDLPPRKGFAEKWHKRTLAFAPNIELHILVGFYAQRYYLQQKSSVTLTETVKHYQTYLPQFFPLVHPSPRNNLWQARNPWFAKEVIPDLQKRVKEILAK, encoded by the coding sequence ATGGATACCATTGAACAATTAATTGCGGACATTATGGTAGATGAGCAAAATGCGACCTACACTCAACAAGGCATAAAGCCACTTTTTACTGTTCCAAAAACGGCTCGGATTAATATTGTCGGACAAGCTCCTGGCATTCGTGCGCAAGAGTCGGGTTTGTATTGGAATGATCCAAGTGGTGATAATTTGCGAAAATGGCTGGGCGTGGACCGAGAAATATTTTACGATTCTGGGCTTTTTGCGGTTGTACCAATGGATTATTATTTTCCGGGAACGGGAAAATCAGGTGATTTGCCGCCACGAAAGGGCTTTGCTGAAAAGTGGCACAAACGAACCTTGGCTTTTGCTCCAAATATTGAATTACATATTTTGGTTGGCTTCTATGCACAGCGTTATTATTTGCAGCAGAAATCTTCTGTCACGTTAACAGAAACGGTAAAACATTATCAAACCTACCTACCCCAATTTTTCCCTTTAGTACACCCTTCGCCTCGTAACAATCTTTGGCAAGCAAGAAATCCTTGGTTTGCAAAAGAAGTAATCCCTGATTTGCAAAAACGAGTCAAAGAAATTCTTGCAAAGTAA